The window ATCTTGATTGAGTTGTGGAGATCATGTGTATGGGTCAATAGTTAAAGGATGAAAACTTAATTATTCAGTTTTTGCAAGTCGCATGTTTGCTTACTTTTAGGAAAAATATTTACCATAACTAATGTTATTTGCATGAGATTAGGACCTACATGTGTTGGTGGGGTCACAATTGTTACTAATAGGTTAGTAGGGTAGTGGTAATTTTTTTTAAACATGCCTTAAATAGCGGCTATTTATAGTCTTTGTTAATTGTGAATAAAGTAGCACGTGGAGAAACAATGTAGTCACATGATAGTTTTGTTATATCTCTATATTCAATATATTATTGAGTGTTGAGTATATGAGTGTTATGAGTATGTTTCAGTATTTGGTATGGAATTAAAGCGAGATGGAACATGTATGTTTCAACAATATTTTTTTTTGGTAACGAGGAACCTCCTATGAACGAAGACATTGACTCCTTCATAGCAGGTAAACCTTGAACATTAAAAATTCAGTTGTCACCTCAATCTCGGGTAAAGCACCTTCCACTAAAAACATGTTCATGTTCTAGATTAAAAGTAAACAACATGCTTGCTCATAACCCATTTATCATTAGCCTGCACTGATTCATTCAATTTTAACTGTGGCACCACCACCATTAACTTGCTTCATTTGTAGCCTTCCCTTATTTCGTTTCTCTGCTTCAACCTCACATCCCGACTCATATTCCATGTTAACTTTCACACCATGAAATAATGGTCTTCTTTTATTTTCATTCGCCTCAACTATAGAAGGTTCTTGTTTGACTACTACTGGTCGTTTGTTCTTGAGGACTTGAGTTAGATGCAACACACCTTCGTTCTTGTCGAACTTAAATAAGCACTTGTCACCATCCATTAACTGATTATACCTTCGAAATCTCGCCCAACTTGCTGATAAGTTGTGTTTGGCTCTCTCATATCGTTCGATCAGTATCCCCAGTGTCCATTCATTTCCTTGTTGGTCCTTCAACTTTATGCTTCTTTTGTTTTCTAATTCTGCAGCTCTCACAAATTTCGTAGGCAATGACTACAGaatacaacaacaaaaaaatgaCTAAATTTATATAATAAGTACTCAAAATATTTAACATTTATGTGATTAGGAATTGTACGTCCGAAttagggtatgtttggcaaaactagctggaAGCTGTTAGCTGAAAGGTGTTAGCTAAAAGGTGTTAGCTGTTAGATGGTAGCATTTTAGATATATATTTTGGTGTTTGGTAAAGTAGCTGGAGCtgttaaaaaaaattgtaaaatgACACAAATAGACACGAGGAAAAAAAACacttaatgttataataatacaaAAACATTAATGACATGCATTCCAATTTAAATTAGAAATATCGTTGCATACATGTTTCATCTCATTACTCGTTCCTTCGAAACTACATCTGTGCTTGTGTCACGAGTACTAACATCACTAAGCTCATCTCATGATATGTGATTTGGATGTTAATCGAGTATTACGGTTGTTTTTATAGAATTATTACAAGTATTGCGTACATTTTGTAAATTATTTGAACTCTAGGGTCCTTAATGTAATTAATGTATCTGATTAGATATTAATAGTGGTTAGATGGTTAGTcagttagttagttagttagttagtgTATTCTGTTAGATCGTTCATCATTGTATCAGATACATAAACCTTGTAATCGTTCAATTGTTCAATCAATGAAGTATTTTACCCAAATTCTCTTCCGtttcatatggtatcagagctccATGAGCTTCGTTCCTGATCGATTTCTCCATTTCTGTTACATCACTGTTCTTACACAAAATTAGGTCAAAATTGACGACTGAATTGTGTTAATTACTCAAATTAGAGTGATATTGTGAACGGAATTATGGTGATTACCGATAGCAACAACGAAACTGATGCACAAAATGTGCAAAATGCAATCAATGATCCATTGCATCTCGCTAGCTCAGATCATCCAGGAATGACATTAACAAATAAGCCATTTAATGGAAGTAATTTTCTCGGTTGCAGTCGTACGATCAAGATGGCGCTAGGTTCAAAGCTCAAACTAGGGTTTATTGATGGAACATTGTCGAAACCTGCAATTATTGATGCTACTTTTCCACGATGGACAAGGTGTGACTATATGGTCACGTGGTGGATACTGAATTCAATGGTGGCTGAATTGTCTGAATCATTCCTGTATGTTACATCTGCTACTGGACTTTGAAAAGAACTTCAAGAAAGGTATGGAAAAAGTAATTGTCCTTTGATTTATCAACTTGAAAGAGAGCTGAACAaggtgaatcagggtaatatgatTGTAGCGACCTATTACAATAAATTGAAGAGGTTTTGGGATGAATTACAAAGCCTTAATGGTATCCCAACCTGTAGCTGTGGTAAGATGAGAGATTGCACATGTGGTATTGTTGAGAAATTTTTGGAGATTGAAAGTAGGTCTAAATTGATTCAATTTTTGATGAAACTCAATGATGAGTTTGAATCAGTGAGGAGTCAAATACTTTCAATGGATCCTTTACCAAGTATCAACAAGGCTTACTATATTGTACAACAAGTGGAAAAGCAGAAGCAGGTGACAAAACATGAGTATAATCCAACTGCATTCTTTGCAAACAACAACAAGAATGGTGCTAGCTTCAGTAACAACAAGAATGGTAACAATTTCAAGAAAATATGGAGGGATAACAGTGATAAGAAATGCACTCATTGCAATATGGAAGGGCATACTTTTGATCAATGTTTTGAGAAGATTGGGTACCCTGATTGGTACAAAGGAAAGAAAGGAAAGAAGAACAACAGAATGGCAGCTCAAGTGTTGACTGATTTTGGTGAATACATACAGAAGGATACTCCCTTTGGTAAGGAGTTTGAGAATGATATGGACAATGAAAAAGTGGAATTAGATCAGAAGTTGGTGAATGTTGTTTGCCAAGAGATGTGGAAAATGTTCAAAGGCAAAGGTGAAGATGTTGCCAGTACCTCCAAATCTTATGCAGGTATATCATTTCAAGCTTCAATAAAGGTGCTCACTGATTTGCATAAAGATTTTAATGCTAAATCAGATTGGATAGTTGATACTGGTGCTTCTGATCATATATCTCCTTACATTCATCTTTTCCAGTCTATAAGAGATCTTAGTACTCCAATTAGGGTTAAATTGCCTGACGGTAATAGCAAATGGGTAACTAAAGTGGGCACTGTGCAGATTACACCAAATTTGATCATATCTGATGTGTTTTTTGTTCCAaaatgaaatatcccgttcatatcgattataaacgttccatattaattgatttcgttgcgaggttttgacctctatatgagacatttttcaaagactgcattcgtttttaaaagaaaccataacctttattttatcgacaaggttaaaaagacaccacctagattatccagaaatgataatctaaaaatatcacacatacacaataccaatacatattggtttacaatattaatatgttacaacaaaataaatctcgaatgcagttttaaacaatattatacaagcatgctgacaccaaatcttgtccatatattagcatgcaacagcggaagctcttaataatcacctgagaataaacatgctttaaacgtcaacaaaaatgttggtgagttataggtttaacctatatatttatcaaattgtaataatagaccacaagattttatatttcaatatacatcccatacatagagataaaaatcattcatatggtgaacacctggtaaccgacattaacaagatgcatataagaatatcccctatcattccggaaaatccatcggacatgataaaacaacatcgaagtactaaagcatccgcaaccatggatggggttccttaggcccaatagatctatctttaggattcgcgtcaattagtagatcggtttactaattcttaggttaccaagcaaaaaggggcatattcagtttcgatcattcacccatataatgtagtttcatttacttgtgtctatttcgtaaaacatttataaaactgcatgtattctcatcccaaaatattagattttaaaagtgggactataactcactttcacagatttttacctcgttgggaagtaagacttggccactggttgattcacgaacctataacaaatatgtacatatatatcaaagtatgttcaaaatatatttacaacatttttaatatgttttactgttttaagtttattaagtcagctgtcctcgttagtaacctgcaactagttgcccacagttagatgtacagaaataaatcgatatatattatcttgaatcaatccacgacccagtgtatacacgtctcaggctagatcacaactcaaagtatatatattttcggaatcaacctcaaccctgtatagctaactccaacattactgcatatagagtgtctatggttgttccaaataatatatatacatgggtcgatatgatatgtcaaaatatttgcatacgtgtctatggtatcccaagattacataatatattagaatacatgtataatagaatatgagttagctaggatatgattaatatagatttgttaccaattttcacgtagttacaacaagcaaaaatatccaatcttgttttacccataacttcttcgttttaaatccgttttgagtgattcaagttgctatggtttcatattgaacttaagtttatgaatctaaacataaaaagtataaatttatagttgaaaatataagttacaagccatttttgtaaatgtagtcatttcagtcgaaagaacgacgtctagatgaccattttggaaaacatacttccactttgagtttaaccatgatttttagatatagtttcaagttcataagaaaaatcattttcctaaaagaacaagtttagaattaactaaactatgttctagtgattacaagtttaaaccttcgaataaggtagttttatatatatgaatcgaatgatgttatgaacatcattactacctcaagtttagtaggtaaatctactggaaatgatgaaaaaataacttgagcttcaaaggatctttgatggcttggaagttcttgaaatagaatcatgacacaaaaacaagttcaagtaagattattactcgaattaagatagttatagttatagaaattgaatcaaagcttgaatatgaatattaccttgatttagaaatataacctactataaataacaaaggtttcttgatcttagatgattgcttggaatggattagaaaacttggaagtaaacttgtaaacttagaagtattcttgatgtgttcttgagtaattgtttttataatGATTAtatgtaataaccaaagcttgtatttgatgatttttgctggaaaaatatatgttttgagagagaattgggaagaaaattagaagtgaaatggagtaggtggtgagtggtgaaggtgagtggtgaaggtgagtggggttaaaaggagttcttgtttttgtttccttgctcataagtcatgctagttgtctaattgttggttccacatattttttgactatctagggctgctaagagctgaattattatgtgtatataccaatagtatatacgtctaggagctgggtattgtacgagtatgaatacggttgcatacgagtagaattgttgatgaaaatgaatgagaatgcaattgtaagcatttttgttaagtagaagtactttgatatatgtcttgaagtctttcaaaagtatactaatacatctaaatacactacatgtatatacattttaactgagtcattaagtcatcgttagtcgttacatgtaagtgttgttttgaaacctttaagttaacgatctcatttaatgttattaatccattgtttattatatctaatgagatgttaaattattatattatcaagatattatgatgtatgaatatatcttaatatgatatatatacattaaaatgtcgttacaacgataatcgttacatatatgcctcgtttcaaaattcttaagttagtagtcttgttttacatatgtagttcattgttaacatacttaatgatatatataattataattttatcatgttaaatatagtgtaacaatatcttaatatgatacatatgtatttagtaagacgttgtaataacgataatcgttatatatatcgtttcgagtttcttaacttagtagtctcatttttatgtatataactcattgttaatatacttatgaagatacttacttatcataatctcatgttaactatatgtatatccatatatatatcgtcatgtcgtttttacaagttttaacgttcgtgaatcgctggtcaacttgggtggtcaattgtctacatgaaactcatttcaaataatcaagtcttaacaagtttgattgcttaacatgttggaaacatttaatcatgcaaatatagttttcaattaatatataatcatggaaaagttcgggtcactacagtacctacccgttaaataaatttcgtcccgaaattttaagttgttgaaggtgttgacgcatcttctggaaataggtgagggtattttaattcatctgatcttcaagctcccaggtgaattcgggtcctctatgagcattccatcgaaccttaacaattggtatcttattttgcttaagtcttttaacctcacgatctattatttcgacgggttcttcaatgaattgttgtttttcgttaattgtaatttcgtctaatggaatggtgagatcttctttagcaaaacatttcttcaaattcgagacatgaaaagtattatgtaccccggcgagttgttgcggtaagtcaagtcggtaagctactggtccgacacgatctataatcttgaatggtccaatgtaccttggatttagttttccccgtttaccaatttgaacaacgcctttccaaggtaaaaccttaagcatgaccatctctccaatctcaaattctatatcttttcttttaatgtccgtgatgtgtgcgaggtgtactaggaaatagtattatttttacaacgaaatactattaaatacgatacaattttacacaagatatttatttatttatagaatggatatacctaaaccttgctacaacacttataggcagtgtacctaatcgtacagtagtgtagtttttagtaagtccggttcgttccacagggatacacttaaacaagtttaacgctatattagttttaatttataaaaaaaacaaatatatatatataagtaatattattattataaaaagggggtttttaccgtttaatgaccggtttgtcgatttttaaaactttagtcgcagttaaaacctaatgtaaaatattaaataaataaaagacttaatttaaagcgtaaaataaataacgataatgaaattgcgataaataaaagtgcgataattaaaaagtacgataattaaaagtgcaattaaataaaatgacaataaataaaagtgcgataattagaagtgcaattaaatatgaaaataaaagaattatgcttatttaaacttccataatcatgatgtttgacgtgttgattttagtttattcccatggtttaattgtccttcgtcctggattatttaatatgtctgtctggtttttgtccataacagtccatcagtcataaatataaagtgcgagtgtcctcgtcaaattatccttatatccgaagtcaaatattccaactaattagggacttaaactgtaacaaggttttaatactttgtttaataattacaccaggttatcgactgcgtgtaacccaaggttttaatactttgttatcaattatgtcaagtgttcttgtacataatttcacccctattttaataagtctattaactattaatccattcccgtgtccggttaaatgaacgattattcgtacatataaatatcccgcccatcgtgtctgatcgagtgtatatagttatttctaggtacgtccaattgtaaatctttatattaaaattaacaaactatcatttagttaaacaaatataaagcccattaatagcccatagtctaatttccacaagtgtcgttcttttgtccaaaccccaattatggtacaaagcccaattacccaattttaatatttttagcccaacatcatgattacttcggtattaaataagcataataataacttagctacgagacattaaattaaaaaggttgaacataacttacaatgattaaaaatagcgtagcgttacacggacataatttcgacttacacccttacaacattcactaacatacccttattattagaaattaaaatttaaattaaaatataatatatatatatatatatatatatatatatatatatatatatatatatatatatcgtatgatagagagaaagaaaaagatgtgtttattttggccaaaacgcgttgaatttataggacctgggctgaatttcagagccatgcgatcacatggcttttgtgcctccaggccatgcgatcacatggccagctgggagaagtcacatatctttgttttctttcttgccgacgtttataaataataatataatatataaataattataagaattatttaaatattatattttatttatgtgcatagttaacttgtaatttttagtccgttgcgtcgagcgttgagagttgactttggtcccggttccggattttcgaacgtccttgcgtacaatttaatatcttgtattttggatttcgcttcttgtactcttgtaattttgagacgcttctaatcaataattggaacctctttgattgtattttgtacttttgagctttttggtcgtttgcatcttcaattcgtcgaatctgtcttttgtcttcaccttttattatttaaaagaatatcacttgtaaatagaacaattgcaactaaaagcttgtctttcttgaaggaaaatgctatgaaatatatgttcgtttttagcattatcaaatattcccacacttaagcgttgcttgtcctcaagcaatatagtcttgaaataaaaatactagaatcacttctttattcttcacactttgtacatcaatgatttctatacggcggtatgaacaatggtagtaacgatgtggtttacagtcccacatgactataaaaatttagatccttaaggaaattggatctttatgaaaacatttgatcttttgaaaattaaatctagcttttaccctagataagttttccggaataacccttcaccggtgtttgcaaattgtttttgtgggtttggtgggtttcagatttggaaaatttagctcaaaacttgtggttttgtgtcacccacttgctaaccttgtattaggaaagcaacacgtccagtatacttgcttcgtatattacctttcggtaaactaccgtccggttgtaaaggaaagcgttgaacaagcaactgttaaggcaatgtccactgtcatgcttttaattatggtctataacgtgtcggatgtaattactatccttggtaggagcaatagtaaagctcacccttataatttttcttcggtctggcacaaggtcctgtctttgaccatgctatgcaaccaccgttcttacggttgacacccgatttggttcaggtgacctaatgaattccaggtgaattcctaggattttacgttcaatggtaatgaacgcattgaaaatgggttttcagaaaacaaatcggttttaatttgatcaaaatattttcttgttcaagctcgagtttagatatcatcgaattccatgagtttgtaattctcaatctttaaggtcaatctctaggattgagtaatatcaggcttaaaagctgatttttgatctttaaggagattatcctttctggggatctggttcattagtcttatccaactaatttgcacggcatcctccgcattttacaagacagatcctctcatggttaggataagtctgaccacttggcgaccctgtttgatactgaggtccgtggatttcctgctgattttagagatgacttttctagatttttcgtcaacctacagctagtctggatgacaacttcataacctaaatcaagaagcgcgtttctttttcggaagactttacttccttttattgatggaattgattcatcgtatagatccatctttctttcaaatatattacagtaaatcgggtaaaacggttgattttatccaaaacaaaagtatcttcaattatttgtacaaaaatatgtgatatatgttcaaaataacttggtaaatttttctcacacttggcttttattttcttttatttgcctttttattgtcctctattccattttaaatgaatttttaacattttagttcgtttctcaatttatgtcctttccgaggtaacaataatttcggtgttaacacctagttttatctttcataaatatgtataaacatgattttgaattcatttaattgaaaattttgaaaaatttgactagaattgggtagtcagtatataagactatggctgttctttattatcagagagcactagattttaatacaactactgcgttactagtgtttttaatggtaaccaagtgttaaatttaaaattttaaaaatccgaaagaatttaaccccttcccacacttaagatcttgcaatgccctcatttgcaagaaatcagtaacaatttaaattattgagggtgattagtgtagaataatgattaaattttaccaaagtttccaaacatattggcgtttgtttgctgaatgataaatggtgcatatcatttgttcattccgtcttgttgttacatcacatttgtttttcgttttgtcgtcaaaagtactagcttttgctgaacttaatgccagtctttgaaaatgcgctgttttaccctgttttgtacaattgaaaatatacatacatacaaatataaacatgcatgacaatttgaaatgggacttaaaatctcactttcaaattaaaaatgaaacattagtacaacataataaaaatattaaacattacaaaaaaagtatcataatataatgtgtttaaacataaataaatagaaataataaaaattaaaaatcatataaattaccaaccggaactaaatcaatctggataggggttccagttcatgtcatcgtccgggttccatggttggtgataggtgtactggtatggctggttagggtcgtagagagtataaggtggtctcatctcgggctggttttgaggatagtaagcgggtcgggtcgggacatagtgatcctgaggtgacatccAGCTCATAatatgacgctgatgatagtcccatctatcatgctgtcattgcctggaatgctcgtaatcattccgggcttgccactgctccatccgacgaaatctctccgcgtttgtcatgtctacctcatctacacgctggtagacatcagtcatagcctcccgaatgacatccctaatgttatctgcttcctccatctcctcatctgagcctctatctacctgtggatgactacctacatagggtattgcctggttgcgtctactcttcaataccttagcacccgcataaaccctcaatcctaaaagctcaacctgttccctacattccaaaagtggacccccttggttcttatctacacctaaatactctccaatgagagtaacaaaaatacctcctccaattatccccccttcctgtattccttcaaccatcttagataaataaaaaccaacacagtaggggatattaacaaagcctcttgggtctagaatacactttaggtaaaataaatcatgtaaggtcaatttttccttgttgtgacctctctgtgtaatcgagttagccaaaaatctatgaattatacgaagctcggctctgttaatatgtaagtaggtatgtgttcctccccacccaaaaacattataatcagacatacgcctccagacggcgttcgcatcaaaattcctatctatcctttcaccacgataaatcaaattcatacaatcgggtagtagtaattcagcgggcgtatatatctgtaatgccctggccatgtccagcatggacatcctgtacatcctaccgccaagtataaacctaagaaaacttctatcatctaatctatctacatctacatttaacgctatagtactcataagttctacacaccattccttatatacaggtctacgaatggtgaataatcgttcccaatcagtaaaagaagaactgtcatacctttgaatcagatgctccctaacacggtcagctagttggaccctttccaaaggatcccaatcaattaccctaggcacctctacctcttttgttactaatttgaatttattactttgatatgccgggtaatctctccatcgtctatcgaatctcagattaggatgcaacgtgtgttcaggaatcgttgggtattctacaggcggatgcatcggaaatactatgaattcattaacaaactgtagtggatcataataaggtacgtgttgatcaggctgatgttgttgttcctgttgtggttcttgttcgggttcatattgcatttctggttctagttctggagctggagcgggtcgtctagatgatgacgatgatgaacctccagtatcggctctctgcaaaacacattaaacacaaaatttgtgcatccaaatatgcattagtgttagcaaaataacaacttaaattaaccacaataacatgttaaatcaaacttaaacttattcgcattttcacaat of the Rutidosis leptorrhynchoides isolate AG116_Rl617_1_P2 chromosome 5, CSIRO_AGI_Rlap_v1, whole genome shotgun sequence genome contains:
- the LOC139849655 gene encoding uncharacterized protein, with amino-acid sequence MVITDSNNETDAQNVQNAINDPLHLASSDHPGMTLTNKPFNGSNFLGCSRTIKMALGSKLKLGFIDGTLSKPAIIDATFPRWTRCDYMVTWWILNSMVAELSESFLELNKVNQGNMIVATYYNKLKRFWDELQSLNGIPTCSCGKMRDCTCGIVEKFLEIESRSKLIQFLMKLNDEFESVRSQILSMDPLPSINKAYYIVQQVEKQKQVTKHEYNPTAFFANNNKNGASFSNNKNGNNFKKIWRDNSDKKCTHCNMEGHTFDQCFEKIGYPDWYKGKKGKKNNRMAAQVLTDFGEYIQKDTPFGKEFENDMDNEKVELDQKLVNVVCQEMWKMFKGKGEDVASTSKSYAGISFQASIKVLTDLHKDFNAKSDWIVDTGASDHISPYIHLFQSIRDLSTPIRVKLPDGNSKWVTKVGTVQITPNLIISDVFFVPK